From a region of the Sminthopsis crassicaudata isolate SCR6 chromosome 6, ASM4859323v1, whole genome shotgun sequence genome:
- the CHRM4 gene encoding muscarinic acetylcholine receptor M4, producing MANFTPVNSSYGNQSDQSVQAMPAAPNRYETVEMVFIATVTGSLSLVTVVGNILVMLSIKVNRQLQTVNNYFLFSLACADLIIGAFSMNLYTVYIIKGYWPLGAVVCDLWLALDYVVSNASVMNLLIISFDRYFCVTKPLTYPARRTTKMAGLMIAAAWVLSFVLWAPAILFWQFVVGERTVPDNQCFIQFLSNPAVTFGTAIAAFYLPVVIMTVLYIHISLASRSRVHKHRSEGPKEKKAKSLSFLHSPLVKQQSGKNPSRKPAEAGKEEIRNGRLEEAPPPVLLPPRPPEDKDTSNDSSSASVTQNTRERPPTEGSTAETGCSPSTPLPSRPRALNPASKWSKIQIVTKQTGNECVTAIEIVPATPAGLRPAANVARKFASIARNQVRKKRQMAARERKVTRTIFAILLAFIVTWTPYNVMVLVNTFCQSCVPDTVWSIGYWLCYVNSTINPACYALCNATFKKTFKHLLLCQYRNIGTAR from the coding sequence ATGGCCAACTTCACCCCTGTCAACAGCAGCTACGGCAACCAGTCGGACCAGTCGGTGCAGGCCATGCCGGCGGCTCCCAACCGCTACGAGACGGTGGAGATGGTGTTCATCGCCACGGTGACCGGTTCGCTGAGCCTGGTGACGGTTGTGGGCAACATCCTGGTCATGCTCTCCATCAAGGTCAACCGGCAGCTGCAGACGGTCAACAACTACTTCCTGTTCAGCCTGGCCTGCGCCGACCTCATCATCGGGGCCTTCTCCATGAACCTCTACACCGTGTACATCATCAAGGGCTACTGGCCGCTGGGGGCTGTGGTCTGCGACCTGTGGCTGGCTCTGGATTACGTGGTCAGCAACGCCTCGGTGATGAACTTGCTCATCATCAGCTTCGACCGCTACTTCTGCGTGACCAAGCCCCTGACCTACCCCGCGCGGCGCACCACCAAGATGGCGGGGCTCATGATCGCGGCCGCCTGGGTGCTGTCCTTCGTGCTCTGGGCCCCGGCCATCCTCTTCTGGCAGTTTGTGGTGGGGGAGCGGACAGTGCCGGACAACCAGTGCTTCATCCAGTTCCTGTCCAACCCGGCGGTCACCTTCGGCACGGCCATCGCGGCTTTCTACCTGCCCGTGGTCATCATGACCGTGCTCTACATCCACATCTCCCTGGCGAGCCGCAGCCGGGTCCACAAGCACCGCTCCGAGGGGCCCAAGGAGAAAAAGGCCAAGAGCCTCTCCTTCCTCCACAGCCCCCTCGTGAAGCAGCAGAGCGGCAAGAACCCGAGCCGGAAGCCGGCGGAGGCCGGCAAGGAGGAGATCCGCAACGGGAGGCTGGAGGAAGCCCCTCCCCCGGTCCTGCTCCCGCCCCGGCCCCCCGAGGACAAGGACACGTCCAACGACTCCAGCTCGGCCAGCGTCACCCAGAACACCAGGGAGAGGCCCCCGACCGAGGGCTCCACGGCCGAGACCGGCTGCAGCCCGTCCACCCCGCTGCCCTCGCGTCCCCGGGCGCTCAACCCGGCCTCCAAGTGGTCCAAGATACAGATCGTCACCAAGCAGACGGGCAACGAGTGCGTGACGGCCATCGAGATCGTCCCCGCCACGCCGGCCGGCCTGCGCCCGGCCGCCAACGTTGCCCGCAAGTTCGCCAGCATCGCCCGCAACCAGGTGAGGAAGAAGCGGCAGATGGCCGCGCGGGAGAGGAAGGTGACGCGGACCATCTTCGCCATCTTGCTGGCCTTCATCGTCACCTGGACGCCCTACAACGTCATGGTGCTGGTCAACACCTTCTGCCAGAGCTGCGTCCCCGACACCGTCTGGTCCATCGGCTACTGGCTCTGCTACGTCAACAGCACCATCAACCCCGCCTGCTACGCCCTCTGCAACGCCACCTTCAAGAAGACCTTCAAGCACTTGCTCCTGTGCCAATACAGAAACATTGGTACTGCCAGGTAA
- the MDK gene encoding midkine produces MQLRNFLVLSLVALLALPSEAAKNKKDKGKKGSSECEDWNWGPCAPSSKDCGIGFREGSCGGETRRLKCKVPCNWKKEFGADCKYKFESWGACDSGTGTKSRQGTLKKALYNAQCQEAIRVTKPCTLKAKAKIRAKKGRGKD; encoded by the exons atGCAGCTCCGAAACTTCCTTGTGCTCAGCCTCGTGGCCCTCCTGGCCCTCCCCTCCGAGGCCGCGAAGAACAAGAAAG ACAAGGGGAAGAAGGGCAGCTCGGAGTGTGAGGACTGGAACTGGGGGCCCTGCGCCCCCAGCAGCAAGGACTGTGGCATTGGCTTCCGGGAGGGCAGCTGTGGGGGCGAGACCCGCCGCCTCAAGTGCAAGGTGCCCTGCAACTGGAAGAAGGAGTTTGGAG CTGACTGCAAGTACAAGTTCGAGAGCTGGGGCGCGTGCGACAGCGGCACGGGCACCAAGAGCCGCCAGGGCACGCTGAAGAAGGCCCTCTACAATGCGCAGTGCCAGGAGGCCATCCGGGTGACCAAGCCCTGCACCCTCAAGGCCAAAGCCAAGATCCGAG ccaagaaagggagagggaaggattaG